One window of the Choristoneura fumiferana chromosome 18, NRCan_CFum_1, whole genome shotgun sequence genome contains the following:
- the ken gene encoding zinc finger and BTB domain-containing ken and barbie protein isoform X2 — translation MMGEGLLTLTYGKHHACILNEVGAAWRGSRYSDLVLVCDDAVPLAAHRIVMAAASPLIRKILDDTPSMENPVTIHMSGISSTLMRHLLVFLYSGQAYIESGEIDDMQELFELLEIKSDVWKSTKERRQAEERNRSCDRLNAKTLKTDINSNESSKHDAPSGSSHSESDRVTPSAGFSKDKESESLSIKKENMSSSNDEREDEEQEGDKECGRLAGRRRSSSNPVNLSVARNSENAGSEHEDSQDVDVETVAAKTVNRRRSTSSSQEDPPPEPMYRRQLLCDRLGRGIERPKRKSHYIEPPELDLRTVKLEDYAHLKPPDQDFIQTSPENYVVTPHRKRRPGFHNSPSQNPPFVAIPPSYLEEIAHLRYTQGPGGVAGVASARLGALHPLSASAPPYLPERSVTPPATAHDDALKYRPPSAGSWGPWLCQPQMGGDEPPSTDHEQGSSKQAPVREYRCEYCGKQFGMSWNLKTHLRVHTGEKPFACRLCVAMFKQKAHLLKHLCSVHRNVISSSDNDGRTNTPGRFNCCFCQLTFEALPELIRHLSGPHNSLLLSKNLHE, via the exons ATGATGGGCGAAGGCCTGCTGACTCTTACGTACGGGAAGCACCACGCCTGCATCTTAAACGAGGTGGGCGCGGCGTGGCGAGGGTCGCGCTACTCCGACCTGGTGCTTGTCTGCGACGACGCCGTCCCTCTGGCAGCGCACCGCATCGTCATGGCTGCTGCTAGTCCACTCATCAG GAAGATTCTCGATGACACTCCTTCAATGGAGAACCCTGTCACCATCCACATGTCTGGCATCAGCAGCACTCTCATGCGGCACCTACTAGTCTTCCTTTATAGCGGCCAAGCTTATATCGAG TCTGGAGAAATTGATGATATGCAAGAGCTGTTTGAACTACTAGAAATTAAATCTGACGTGTGGAAATCTACAAAGGAACGCAGGCAAGCAGAAGAAAGAAACAGATCATGTGACAGACTTAACGCGAAAACTCTCAAAACGGACATCAACAGCAATGAAAGCAGCAAACACGATGCACCATCGGGCTCATCCCACTCAGAAAGTGATAGAGTTACACCAAGCGCAGGCTTCAGTAAAGACAAAGAATCAGAATCATTAAGTATAAAGAAAGAGAACATGTCAAGTAGTAATGATGAAAGGGAGGATGAAGAACAGGAAGGGGACAAAGAATGCGGGCGACTTGCGGGCCGGCGGCGAAGCTCATCCAACCCTGTAAACTTGTCTGTAGCAAGAAATTCTGAAAACGCAGGCAGTGAACACGAGGACTCACAAGATGTTGATGTTGAAACAGTTGCAGCAAAG ACGGTCAATAGAAGAAGATCCACTTCATCCAGCCAAGAAGATCCACCACCCGAACCCATGTACAGACGACAATTACTATGTGATCGGTTAGGTCGAGGAATCGAAAGACCAAAGAGAAAATCACATTATATTGAACCGCCAGAACTTGACTTACGGACGGTAAAATTAGAAGATTACGCGCATCTTAAGCCACCTGATCAAGACTTTATTCAGACATCGCCAGAAAATTATGTTGTGACACCACATCGTAAAAGAAGACCCGGCTTCCACAATTCACCTTCACAGAACCCTCCTTTTGTTGCAATTCCTCCAAGTTACTTAGAAGAGATAGCACATTTGCGATACACGCAAGGACCAGGCGGTGTAGCAGGGGTGGCGAGTGCCCGACTCGGAGCTCTGCATCCGCTCAGCGCATCAGCACCGCCCTACCTTCCTGAAAGAAGTGTGACTCCTCCAGCAACAGCGCATGATGATGCTCTAAAATATCGTCCCCCTAGCGCAGGATCGTGGGGTCCATGGCTGTGTCAGCCTCAAATGGGTGGTGATGAACCCCCGTCAACGGACCACGAACAAGGTTCCAGCAAACAAGCACCAGTTCGGGAATACCGCTGCGAATATTGCGGTAAACAATTTGGCATGTCGTGGAATCTCAAAACTCATCTCCGAGTACATACTGGCGAAAAGCCTTTCGCTTGCCGGCTCTGTGTGGCCATGTTTAAGCAGAAGGCTCATTTGTTGAAGCACTTATGTTCGGTCCATCGCAACGTGATATCATCAAGCGACAACGACGGACGGACCAACACTCCCGGCCGCTTCAACTGCTGCTTCTGCCAGTTGACCTTCGAAGCGTTACCAGAACTCATCAGGCATCTGTCAGGCCCTCACAACAGCCTGCTCCTCAGTAAAAACTTGCACGAATGA
- the ken gene encoding zinc finger and BTB domain-containing ken and barbie protein isoform X1, giving the protein MFDSNILLNFYNEIANRSALQLASAGMMGEGLLTLTYGKHHACILNEVGAAWRGSRYSDLVLVCDDAVPLAAHRIVMAAASPLIRKILDDTPSMENPVTIHMSGISSTLMRHLLVFLYSGQAYIESGEIDDMQELFELLEIKSDVWKSTKERRQAEERNRSCDRLNAKTLKTDINSNESSKHDAPSGSSHSESDRVTPSAGFSKDKESESLSIKKENMSSSNDEREDEEQEGDKECGRLAGRRRSSSNPVNLSVARNSENAGSEHEDSQDVDVETVAAKTVNRRRSTSSSQEDPPPEPMYRRQLLCDRLGRGIERPKRKSHYIEPPELDLRTVKLEDYAHLKPPDQDFIQTSPENYVVTPHRKRRPGFHNSPSQNPPFVAIPPSYLEEIAHLRYTQGPGGVAGVASARLGALHPLSASAPPYLPERSVTPPATAHDDALKYRPPSAGSWGPWLCQPQMGGDEPPSTDHEQGSSKQAPVREYRCEYCGKQFGMSWNLKTHLRVHTGEKPFACRLCVAMFKQKAHLLKHLCSVHRNVISSSDNDGRTNTPGRFNCCFCQLTFEALPELIRHLSGPHNSLLLSKNLHE; this is encoded by the exons TGCTGGAATGATGGGCGAAGGCCTGCTGACTCTTACGTACGGGAAGCACCACGCCTGCATCTTAAACGAGGTGGGCGCGGCGTGGCGAGGGTCGCGCTACTCCGACCTGGTGCTTGTCTGCGACGACGCCGTCCCTCTGGCAGCGCACCGCATCGTCATGGCTGCTGCTAGTCCACTCATCAG GAAGATTCTCGATGACACTCCTTCAATGGAGAACCCTGTCACCATCCACATGTCTGGCATCAGCAGCACTCTCATGCGGCACCTACTAGTCTTCCTTTATAGCGGCCAAGCTTATATCGAG TCTGGAGAAATTGATGATATGCAAGAGCTGTTTGAACTACTAGAAATTAAATCTGACGTGTGGAAATCTACAAAGGAACGCAGGCAAGCAGAAGAAAGAAACAGATCATGTGACAGACTTAACGCGAAAACTCTCAAAACGGACATCAACAGCAATGAAAGCAGCAAACACGATGCACCATCGGGCTCATCCCACTCAGAAAGTGATAGAGTTACACCAAGCGCAGGCTTCAGTAAAGACAAAGAATCAGAATCATTAAGTATAAAGAAAGAGAACATGTCAAGTAGTAATGATGAAAGGGAGGATGAAGAACAGGAAGGGGACAAAGAATGCGGGCGACTTGCGGGCCGGCGGCGAAGCTCATCCAACCCTGTAAACTTGTCTGTAGCAAGAAATTCTGAAAACGCAGGCAGTGAACACGAGGACTCACAAGATGTTGATGTTGAAACAGTTGCAGCAAAG ACGGTCAATAGAAGAAGATCCACTTCATCCAGCCAAGAAGATCCACCACCCGAACCCATGTACAGACGACAATTACTATGTGATCGGTTAGGTCGAGGAATCGAAAGACCAAAGAGAAAATCACATTATATTGAACCGCCAGAACTTGACTTACGGACGGTAAAATTAGAAGATTACGCGCATCTTAAGCCACCTGATCAAGACTTTATTCAGACATCGCCAGAAAATTATGTTGTGACACCACATCGTAAAAGAAGACCCGGCTTCCACAATTCACCTTCACAGAACCCTCCTTTTGTTGCAATTCCTCCAAGTTACTTAGAAGAGATAGCACATTTGCGATACACGCAAGGACCAGGCGGTGTAGCAGGGGTGGCGAGTGCCCGACTCGGAGCTCTGCATCCGCTCAGCGCATCAGCACCGCCCTACCTTCCTGAAAGAAGTGTGACTCCTCCAGCAACAGCGCATGATGATGCTCTAAAATATCGTCCCCCTAGCGCAGGATCGTGGGGTCCATGGCTGTGTCAGCCTCAAATGGGTGGTGATGAACCCCCGTCAACGGACCACGAACAAGGTTCCAGCAAACAAGCACCAGTTCGGGAATACCGCTGCGAATATTGCGGTAAACAATTTGGCATGTCGTGGAATCTCAAAACTCATCTCCGAGTACATACTGGCGAAAAGCCTTTCGCTTGCCGGCTCTGTGTGGCCATGTTTAAGCAGAAGGCTCATTTGTTGAAGCACTTATGTTCGGTCCATCGCAACGTGATATCATCAAGCGACAACGACGGACGGACCAACACTCCCGGCCGCTTCAACTGCTGCTTCTGCCAGTTGACCTTCGAAGCGTTACCAGAACTCATCAGGCATCTGTCAGGCCCTCACAACAGCCTGCTCCTCAGTAAAAACTTGCACGAATGA